In Desulfatibacillum aliphaticivorans DSM 15576, one genomic interval encodes:
- a CDS encoding DnaJ C-terminal domain-containing protein → MADKDYYKILGVPKTAAKEEIKKAYRKLAMKYHPDHAKGNDEASEDKFKEISEAYAVLSDEEKRKEYDMYGTEGFQQRFTQEDIFKNFNMGDIFREFGFENANFTGQRGGGGGGRRFSFNMGGDPFGGAGRSFQTKGSDLVYEIPLTLREVSEGVSKTVSLSHKGRQEKISVKIPKGMLTGKKIRLAGKGEPSPNGGPNGDLYIQSKIIPDPVFGAEGLDLFVNKEIKWTEALTGTTIKAPTLDGGEVNLKVPPGTKHQTKLRIPKYGLPEMGGSKKGDLFVRILTASPGKLSKKQLELLKELSETGL, encoded by the coding sequence ATGGCTGATAAGGATTATTACAAAATACTTGGCGTACCGAAAACCGCCGCCAAAGAAGAGATAAAAAAGGCCTACCGCAAGTTGGCCATGAAATACCATCCGGACCACGCCAAGGGGAACGATGAGGCCTCGGAAGACAAGTTCAAGGAAATCAGCGAGGCGTATGCGGTATTGAGCGACGAAGAAAAGCGCAAGGAATACGACATGTACGGAACCGAAGGGTTTCAACAGCGCTTCACCCAGGAAGACATCTTCAAAAACTTCAACATGGGGGACATCTTCCGGGAATTCGGCTTTGAAAACGCCAATTTTACCGGACAGCGCGGCGGAGGAGGAGGAGGAAGGCGCTTTTCCTTCAATATGGGCGGAGATCCCTTTGGCGGGGCGGGACGTTCGTTCCAGACCAAGGGTTCGGACCTGGTCTATGAGATTCCGCTGACCCTGCGTGAGGTTTCGGAAGGGGTTTCCAAAACCGTTTCCCTTTCCCACAAGGGCCGCCAGGAGAAAATTTCGGTGAAAATCCCCAAGGGCATGCTCACCGGCAAAAAAATTCGTCTGGCCGGCAAGGGCGAGCCCAGCCCCAACGGCGGCCCCAACGGCGATTTGTACATCCAGTCCAAGATCATTCCCGACCCGGTGTTCGGCGCGGAAGGCCTGGATTTGTTCGTGAACAAGGAAATAAAGTGGACCGAGGCGCTCACGGGAACAACCATCAAGGCGCCCACCCTGGACGGCGGGGAAGTAAACCTGAAGGTTCCTCCGGGAACCAAGCATCAAACCAAGCTGAGAATCCCCAAGTATGGGCTTCCGGAAATGGGAGGCAGCAAAAAAGGCGACCTCTTTGTCCGGATCCTGACGGCCTCTCCGGGCAAGCTCAGTAAAAAGCAGCTGGAATTGCTTAAAGAACTTTCGGAAACCGGCCTGTAG
- the hpt gene encoding hypoxanthine phosphoribosyltransferase, with amino-acid sequence MAQLTPLLSAEEIEAKVAAVAREISRDYKDSDLVLVGVLNGAFIFMADLARSIENSVAVDFIRVSSYGSSDTSSGEHKLTKPLELDIEGKDVIIVEDIVDSGLTMKFLTDYFQTLSPRSVEICAMIDKSERREMPVDIKYACFRVPEGFLVGYGLDFDEKYRSLPGIYTLQP; translated from the coding sequence ATGGCGCAATTAACCCCGCTTCTGTCCGCTGAGGAAATAGAAGCAAAGGTGGCTGCCGTGGCTCGTGAAATCTCCCGGGATTACAAGGATTCCGACCTTGTTTTGGTGGGAGTGCTCAACGGTGCGTTTATATTTATGGCCGATTTGGCCAGGTCCATCGAAAATTCCGTGGCAGTGGATTTCATCCGCGTCTCCAGCTACGGCTCCAGCGATACGTCCTCCGGCGAACATAAATTGACCAAGCCCCTGGAACTCGACATTGAGGGAAAAGACGTCATTATTGTCGAGGATATAGTTGATTCCGGCCTTACCATGAAGTTCCTTACGGATTATTTTCAGACCCTGTCCCCCCGTTCCGTTGAAATTTGCGCCATGATAGACAAAAGCGAACGCAGGGAAATGCCTGTAGATATAAAATACGCATGTTTCAGGGTGCCCGAGGGCTTTCTGGTCGGTTACGGACTGGACTTTGACGAAAAATACCGGTCTCTTCCCGGGATTTATACTTTACAACCCTAG